GGACCCTAGGTATTCATCTTTATTTGCCAGAAGAGTCCTTCTTGTTTCATATCCTGATTTCGGTGCCGCAAGCAGCGTAGCAATTCCAGCTACAACTCCGCCTACAACCATTCCCGCTAAAACATTTTTCGCTTTCATGTGTTGACCACCTCTACAATTTTTCTGTATAAGTTCTCCAAATGAATTCGGATTCCTCTTTTCTTTTATATTTAATTTCCTATTCTCGCACAAATAAACGTTATTAGCTTCATAGCCTTAAATTAGCAGACATAAAATGATAATAACGTCATGTTCAGGGAGGAGAGGAGGGGAGTGGGGATTTTTACAAATGTGGTGTTGCTCATCAGCGTTGCTTTCTTTGTGGGGGCCGTCCATCATCTCCTTGCGTTAAAGAAGCCGGGGATGTATCCACCTAAAGCGCTTCTGCGGAAAAGAGCAGGGACGCTGGCAGGGGGAGGAGCCGTTTTTTTACTGATCGGGATTATTTTTTACACATTCCAATAGAGCAAAATAAAGCCCCTGTCCGTTATAAGACAGGGGCTAAAAATTTTAATTAAATTTCAGCGAGCTTTGCTCTTTTAAAAATGTTCGTAGCCACTGGATAAAGAATGGCAATGAAAACGGCGTTGAATGCTGCGGCTGGTAAGACAACCCCTGCGAATAATGCAGTGAACGGTCCAGGCAGGCCGATTAGGTAATAGGCAGAACCAAGGAAAACGATTCCCGAAACGATGGTACCGATTGCTGTAAGGGCAGCTGCAGTATAAATGGAAAACTTGAAGTTTTTCAGCGCCATCAGGATTCCGAAAAAGACAAACGCAGTAACAGGCTTATCAATTATGTTCGGAACAAGCCCTCCTGGGAAAGTAGTCGTCAATCCAGAGATCAGCCCAGTTACGGCTCCAACCAATAATACACTCTTTTTGTCTGGAAACAGGATGATTCCAAGGAACATCATCGTCAGCATCATATCAGGCTTCATCCCCAGGAAAAAACCGGGCACGACCACATGCAAGACTGCTCCCATCCCCACCAAAAGTGACAATGCTACAAGATTCTTCGTATTCATTTCTCATCTCTCCTCTGCTATTCTAGCTAACTAGTACTCCTCCTGCAGTGCTCTCTTTGCCTGCAGCGAAAAGCTTTCTCCAATTATAACATATATTTTAATAGAGTAAAGGGTTAATATTCTGTCAATTTCTGTTTCTAAAGTAATTCATGAAGTCGGCAAGTTTTTCAATGTTCTCAAGAGGAACAGCGTTATAAGTCGAGGCCCTGCAGCCACCGACAGATCTGTGGCCGGCAAGCCCTATAAAGCCGGATTCCTCAGCCTCACGGAGGAAGACCGAAGTCAAATCCTCATTATCCAGTGTAAAAGTGATATTCATCAATGAACGGCTCTGTTTTTCCGCATGCCCTTTATAAAACCCCTCACTTCTGTCGATCACATCGTAAAGCAATGCAGCTTTTTCTTTATTCATCATTTCAAGCTGTTTTACCCCACCCAGCTCTTCAGCCCATTCAAGGACAAGCATCAGGAAATAAATCGATAACGTGGGGGGCGTGTTATAAAGCGATTTTGATTCAGAGTAAACCTGATAGTTAAGCATAGAAGGCAGTTCTGGTTTAGAGCGCTTGAGCAAATCTTTGCGGATGATCACAACGGTTACTCCGGATGGGCCAAGATTTTTCTGCGCACCTGCATAGATGAGTCCGAATGATGAAACATTTACTGGCCTGCTAAGAATGTCGCTGGACATGTCCGCAACAAGCGGGATATTCAGGCTTTCGGGCAGGGTATGCCACTGAGTTCCATAGATGGTATTGTTCGTCGTGATGTGGAGGTAGGAAGAACCCGCGGGTATATCGAATTCAGATAGGCTGGGGATTGATTTATAGTTGCCATGTTTGGAAGAAGCAGCTATTACAGCATTTCCTATTTTCTGTGCTTCTTTCAGTGCTTTTTCAGACCATGTGCCCGTCAAGACATAGCTCGCAGATGCTCCCTCTTCAAGGAGGTTCATCGGTACCATTGAAAACTGCAGACTTGCACCGCCCTGTAATAAAAGGACCTCGTAATCATCCGGGATGGAAAGCAGGTTGCGCAACAGACTATTTGTCCGATCATTGATGTCTTCAAACTCCTTGCTGCGGTGGCTTAATTCCATGACTCCCATACCGAGGCTTTGATAATTCATCATTTCTTTTTCCGCTTTCGCTAATACGGCTTCAGGCAATGCAGCCGGGCCAGCGTTGAAATTAAGAGCACGTTTCAAGATCATCCCTCCGAAAAATAAGATACGGCATTTCTTTAATGTATTAAAGTTACTATCATGCTACCAGAAAAGGAATGGGATTTCTAATGTTTTCAGAAAAGTTTAAATAAATTTCAAGGAGTACATATTATTTTACATATGGCGAAAAGAGACAGATAGCTATATGGACAGGCATACCCAATGCTTCCTAAACGATAGGAAGGCTCTAACGGACAAACGCGAGGGGAGGAACGGCAAAAAGTGTCCGATAGGAAGGCTCTAACGGACAAACGCGAGGGAGAAACGACAAAAAGTGACCGATAGGAAAGCTCTATCGGACAAACGCGAGGGAAGAACGGCAAAAAGTGTCCGATAGGAAAGCTCTATCGGACAAACGCGAGGGAAGAACGGCAAAAAGTGTCCGATAGGAAGGCTCTATCGGACAAACGTGAGGGAGGCACGGTCAAAAGTGTCCGATAGGAAAGCAATCGTACAAACGTAAAGTGGGTAGATAGAAAATTGCCCCATGTAAAAGTTG
This portion of the Mesobacillus sp. S13 genome encodes:
- the serC gene encoding 3-phosphoserine/phosphohydroxythreonine transaminase, whose amino-acid sequence is MKRALNFNAGPAALPEAVLAKAEKEMMNYQSLGMGVMELSHRSKEFEDINDRTNSLLRNLLSIPDDYEVLLLQGGASLQFSMVPMNLLEEGASASYVLTGTWSEKALKEAQKIGNAVIAASSKHGNYKSIPSLSEFDIPAGSSYLHITTNNTIYGTQWHTLPESLNIPLVADMSSDILSRPVNVSSFGLIYAGAQKNLGPSGVTVVIIRKDLLKRSKPELPSMLNYQVYSESKSLYNTPPTLSIYFLMLVLEWAEELGGVKQLEMMNKEKAALLYDVIDRSEGFYKGHAEKQSRSLMNITFTLDNEDLTSVFLREAEESGFIGLAGHRSVGGCRASTYNAVPLENIEKLADFMNYFRNRN
- a CDS encoding tryptophan transporter, which codes for MNTKNLVALSLLVGMGAVLHVVVPGFFLGMKPDMMLTMMFLGIILFPDKKSVLLVGAVTGLISGLTTTFPGGLVPNIIDKPVTAFVFFGILMALKNFKFSIYTAAALTAIGTIVSGIVFLGSAYYLIGLPGPFTALFAGVVLPAAAFNAVFIAILYPVATNIFKRAKLAEI